TGCAACTGTCGGACGTGCTGCAATACGTGTGCGGCAAGCTGTTCGGCAAACACAAGATCGCGCCCAACCTGTCGCCGTCGAAAACCGTGGAAGGCTTTGTCGGCGGGATCCTGCTGTCATCCCTGATCGGTGCGGCGCTGTGGTGGACCACGCCGTTCAACCCGTGGCAGTCGTTCCTGATCGCGCTGCTGATCAACCTGCTGGGCTTTGCCGGCGGCATCGTGATGTCTGCGATCAAGCGAGATCGCGGGGTGAAAGACTGGGGACACATGATCGAAGGGCACGGCGGCATGCTGGATAGGCTGGACTCGGTATGCTTTGCGGCGCCGATTTTCTTCCACCTCGTGCGCTACTGGTGGACCTGAGCCTTCCCCTTTCTCAAAACCAATGAAGATCAAACTGTGGGAGGGGGCTTGCCCTAATGCCAGTTCAGTTAAGGCTTTTTGTAGGAGCGAGGGGGCGCCTAGCTCTTGCTCGCGAAAAACTCACACGCCTTAGGTTGCATCGACAAGAACATGGATGAACCGCTCATGGGATTTCTTTCACAGCTGTAGCGTTACGGCCAGCGTGAGCAGCGCAGTTAACGTGAGGCCTACCTCACCGAGGATTGCATATGGTGGGTTTGTGCCGATTTGGAGGTGGATCAGTCTTGCGTCGGCACATGGGGCAATTCGGCACCGGCCTCAACATATGGACTGACTACTGTTCATCTGTGCCTAGACGTGAACCACAGGGTGGTTACAGGGGTGTCGGATCGCCCCCGCTCCTGATGAACGTCAGATGGCCCTGTGTCAGGTAACAGCGTCCTGCCCCGTCGAACGCATGCAATTGAAAGCGGAGAATCCGCCTAGCAGCGGGATTCTCCGTTTCTGACCCTTCACTTTTGCGGCATGGCAGAGCAAGTTGATGTGCTCATCGGCCACGGCAAAATATAGATAATCGGTAATCTCCTACATGCCAGAAACGATGTCTTACATTTGATCTTGATTTTTTAATTTTACTTGTTTTTCTTTTGGGCTAGCCTTTCAACGTCACTTAGAAAAGTGACACTCACTCAAAATTAGGAGTAATACCTATGAAATCTATTTCTCTGGAATCGAAAAAAATCGCTAACTTGGCTTGCCTCGCAGCGGCCAAATCCCGCTGATTGCTGAGCTGAGTAGTTGATGAGCTGGGGAGTGCCGGCTACCCAGTCTCATCATTAACTTGGCGCAGAGTTAAAAAATGCTAATAAATCCGAATGTTTTCATGCTGGCTCGCACACCGTTCATCGTCATTTGGGATTACAAAAATCACACTCAGTTTGAACTTGACTTAGCGTATTCCACTCGTTTTATACAGCTTGTTGAAGACCCTTCTAGATTCGATAGTACAAGCGAAATGGATGCGGCATTTCTCGCCGCCGGACTGTTACTCACAGATATATCCCCGCAGAATGAATGGGGGTGGGACGATCTTTCGAAAATTTTTCATATTGGGACTAAAAATCTGCCCATCGAACAACTACCGAACGATATTCACGAGTGGGCTTCTCTATACTTAGATCACTGTGAACAAGTCCTTGATACCCCTGCACCGATAGACCGTTTTGCCAAGCACTCCCATGAGGGGTTGATCTCGCTACCGGCACCCAATTCGGAAAAGCAAACTAGCCCCTTACAACCTCTCTGCTCGACCGAAAAACGTCGCGTTCGTTTTCAGACCAGGCCGTTACTCTGGACGACTTAAGCTCACTGCTCTACCTGTCCTTAGGTTACCTCAAAGAGCGCGAAGCCGGAGCCGACGACACAATTCCTGAAACACTCAGGGCGAGACGCAGCAGCCCTTCCGGTGGCGGGCTGAATGCATGCGAAGGCTACGTCTATGCTGCCAGGATATTGGGGCTGGAGCCCGGTATCTATTACTACCACCCAGACCTTCATGCTTTAAGGCAAGTTCACCCGCTTCCCAACGAGCCTTTGGGATTACTGCTCGCCGGACAACACTTTATCAACGAACTTCCTATGGGACTGTTCATAACGTCACGTTTTGACAAATTATGGTGGAAATACGAGCACTCGCGTGCCTACCGCATGGCTTACGTCGAAGCCGGACATATCTCTCAAACCTTTCAGCTCGTTGCAACTGCGCTAGGGTTGGCTACCTGGTTGACTGGCGCGTTGAGTGATGAGCGAGTTGAGCTGTTATTAGGCTTGGAAGAGTCTGCAGAACAACCGCTGTTCTTCGTAGGCGGCGGTTATGGCGATGGGCAGGTGCAATGCAAGGAACTCAGGGCCTTGATAGAGAGTCGAGAGCGAGGGTAATAATGTCAGTTACAAATACATTCGTCTTTGCATCTAACGAGATCCGCCAATATACACTGGGTGATTGGGACAACCGTTCGGCCGTACGCAGTAAGAATAGTACCTTCTTGCTTCCAGCTGATGCGGAGATTCTTCTGCAATTACAGACCAGGAAATGGTTTCCTCCAGCCTTTATTCCATACTTCAACGACAACACTATCCAGAAGTCGGGTGAGCATATCCAGCATCGATTGGCTGCGAATCATCTAGTCTATTTTCTCCGATATACGACGATCCTGGAGCATAAGATCGTTAACCGCTCGGTTGAGACTCTGATTCATGAAGAGCTGGGAATTGATTTGCCTCAAGCGATGAAACTCACGGCCTTGCAGCTTTACACTGACGAGGGTTATCACGCCCTTTTCTCCTTTAAGATCGCGGAACAGGTGGCGCATTTTTATGACATGCCAACCTGGGAGGATCCACCTAAACGTATCACTCTGCTACTCGAGTTGATGGACGCGACTTTGGACGAACATCGTCCACTGGCTTGGTTTTTTTTCGGCTTTGTCTCTGAAACTATCATCGCCAAGGAGTTATTGAGCATAACCGGTGACACGCTAATCTCTACGGTATATCAGATGTTTCGAGAGCATCTGGAAGATGAAGCCCGACATAGTCGCTATTTTTCCGAAGTGTTCCATTACCTATGGCCGAAGTTATCCCTTGTCCAGCAAGAACACTCCGCAAGCCTATTGATTAAAATTATTTTTATCTTTGCTGAAGTGGACGAGCCTTGGTTGAGCGCTAGCCTAACGAGCGTCGGCATCCCTTTGTTCGAAGCCACCAGGATAGTCCAAGCACTACAGGCACTGGATGTACGCACACAGCGAGCACGCTCTATTGCCATGGGCACGCTTCAAGCGATGACGCGCGCCGGTTTCTTTGAGTTGCAAGCTCATCGGGAATTATTCAGCCAATCAGGACTCATTGATGCTTGAAATAAAGGATCATTCCGTTGTCAAGGCCAGGAAAGTCGGTGCCATCGTACTATTGATGGCGATGGTCATGCTGGGCGTGTTTCCGGTGGACGTGCTTCTGCCTTCGTTTCCTTCGTTATCGCAGCACTTCAGCACCACAACGTCCGAGATTGCCTTGTCGATCAGCTTCTTTGCCATCGGTATCTCGTTATCTCAGCTACTGATTGGCCCTTTGTCGGACATACTCGGCCGTAAAACGTTGTTACTGGCTGGCATGGCAGTATCCATGGCTGGCGCCTTGGGTTGCGTATGGGCCACGAACTATGAGTATTTTTTGCTATTCCGTGTGATCCAGGCAGTAGGGTGTGGCTGTTTCGTACTGTCCCAGGCATTGGTTCAGGATCTATTTATCGGCAAAGAGCGGGATCGTTTACGAATTCTCATGGTAACGGCCAGTGGAATCTTCATTTCGGTCTCCCCCCTGGCCGGAAGCCTGTTGCAGGAGCTGATGGATTGGCAAGGTAGTTTCTATGTCTTCGCAGTGATTGCCGCTTTGGTATTCGTGAAGGCTCTAGTATCGTTGGAAAACCTGCCTATCAATAACACGGGGCCGCGTATCAGTATCTTGAGAGCCTACCGACGAATCTGCAGTAACTTCAGTTTCGTGGCCTACTGGCTAATCGCTGCAATTGTTTTTGCTTGCCATTTCTCATTCATCGTCATATCGCCCCTAATATTCATGGAGCAGTTGCAACTAAGTAGCTATGAGTTTTCTCAGACGCTGTTATTGTACGGAGCAGCCTATGTGACTGGCGGTGTCCTTGCAGGCGTAATGAATAAGCATCTGGAGGCGGGTACACAAATTGTTATAGGACTATTACTGATTTTCGTTGCGGGGTTAGTGATGCTTCTATTACGGAGCCAATTTGGCCTGTCCGTCTTCACCATGCTGGTCCCAATGATTATCTGTACAGCAGGCACTACCATAACGCGGCCTGCAGCCACGTCCAAAGCTATGGAGCTATTCCCGGATAACGCTGGTGCCTCGGCCTCGGCAGGCAATACTCTAATTTTTATCTCAGGCGGATTGATCAGTGCCCTAGTCAACCTCAGCACCAACAACTTGCAAATTACCCTGGCACTGAGTTTCATCGTCTTAAGCGGCATAGGTCTGCTGTTAAACCAACACATAAATCGCCACGCTAAGGTGTCGAGTTTGGCATGATTCTGATTTGCAGCGCCCCAGGGTATACTTCCCCGTCAAAGTGCGGCCGAGCTTCGCGACAAGAAGCTTACGGCTGGCATTTGTCCGTGGTCCTAAACCGCCCTTGGTCATATGCTGATAGCCTGGGCCCGTGGCAATTAAATTCGAGCCGCTGTAAATAGAGGCCGCAATGCTACCAGTTCTTTTTTCTAAAGTTGGAGCAAATAGTTACTTCCCGCTCCACCGCATCCTTTTTCATCACCCATCCTGAACTCAGCTTCGAGGATGCCTTGGCCTACGCCTCCGATCTGCTTCACTGCGCTGAGCAGTTACTCGATTCCCGGCAGGCAGCCGGTTATCTGGTTGAAATGGCGAAGGTGATGGTAGACCGGTCGTTGAACTGCATTGCTTCAGCAGACGTGGGCGCATAGCGTCGTAGGAGCGCGCTTGCTGGCGAGGGCGTAACGCGCAAAGATTGTTGCCAGGTGGCGTTCTCAGGTTTTTCGCGAGCAAGCTCGCTCCTACAGTAAATGCGGTGCAGCCTAGCCCTGAACTACGGGCTCTTTAAGCAGTGATTTCGACATAGCTAGACTCTCCGCCTCCTGTCGCACCCGATAGCCAGCCCCAGACGAAACTCAACGTCGTGCGCCCAGCGTGATCCACGCCTACCGTCCCACGTGACCAGCCAGCAAGCAGTTCCCCTTCCAGGGTCATGCACTGATACAGCAGCTCGATGGTATCTGGACCGGTCACCCGTCCGACTTGAGTGCCCAGGCGAATCCGGCCGCCCTGATAAGTGCTCGAAATCGCGTCACCTTCGACCAGGTAGTGAAACACGGTGCCGGTGCCTGACAGCCCTTGAGTGTTGTTGGCGACCACAAACCGACGATTGTGCAGACGTGCGTAGACAGTGGGATTTTGCATCAGCCAGCTTCCTTTGATCGTTCCCACGCTCCGCGTGGGAGCGATCATCCACGAAACGTAAAAAGGGGCTGTTGAAAACAGCCCCTTTTGGGTACGCCAGTCAGGCTTACTCCACCGTCACCGACTT
This genomic stretch from Pseudomonas orientalis harbors:
- a CDS encoding diiron oxygenase; translated protein: MSVTNTFVFASNEIRQYTLGDWDNRSAVRSKNSTFLLPADAEILLQLQTRKWFPPAFIPYFNDNTIQKSGEHIQHRLAANHLVYFLRYTTILEHKIVNRSVETLIHEELGIDLPQAMKLTALQLYTDEGYHALFSFKIAEQVAHFYDMPTWEDPPKRITLLLELMDATLDEHRPLAWFFFGFVSETIIAKELLSITGDTLISTVYQMFREHLEDEARHSRYFSEVFHYLWPKLSLVQQEHSASLLIKIIFIFAEVDEPWLSASLTSVGIPLFEATRIVQALQALDVRTQRARSIAMGTLQAMTRAGFFELQAHRELFSQSGLIDA
- a CDS encoding multidrug effflux MFS transporter — translated: MLEIKDHSVVKARKVGAIVLLMAMVMLGVFPVDVLLPSFPSLSQHFSTTTSEIALSISFFAIGISLSQLLIGPLSDILGRKTLLLAGMAVSMAGALGCVWATNYEYFLLFRVIQAVGCGCFVLSQALVQDLFIGKERDRLRILMVTASGIFISVSPLAGSLLQELMDWQGSFYVFAVIAALVFVKALVSLENLPINNTGPRISILRAYRRICSNFSFVAYWLIAAIVFACHFSFIVISPLIFMEQLQLSSYEFSQTLLLYGAAYVTGGVLAGVMNKHLEAGTQIVIGLLLIFVAGLVMLLLRSQFGLSVFTMLVPMIICTAGTTITRPAATSKAMELFPDNAGASASAGNTLIFISGGLISALVNLSTNNLQITLALSFIVLSGIGLLLNQHINRHAKVSSLA
- a CDS encoding DUF3077 domain-containing protein; amino-acid sequence: MEQIVTSRSTASFFITHPELSFEDALAYASDLLHCAEQLLDSRQAAGYLVEMAKVMVDRSLNCIASADVGA